The Streptomyces sp. SS1-1 genome has a segment encoding these proteins:
- a CDS encoding spermidine synthase, whose amino-acid sequence MPDVDRERAWLLTVDGAPQSYVDLDAPTHLEFEYVRRVGHALDVVAEPGRALDVVHLGGGALTLPRYVAATRPGSRQHVVELDGALLDLVLEHLPTPAGADITAHAADARAWLDAAPAQSADVLVADVFRGSRVPAHITSVEYARAAARVLRGDGVYLANLADAAPFAFLRSQLANLATVFEELALIAEPAVLRGRRFGNAVLVAAHRPVDTAALARLTAGDAFPARVEHGAGVRAFMGAARPVRDEDAVPSPEPPEGAFGIG is encoded by the coding sequence ATGCCCGACGTCGACCGCGAACGGGCCTGGCTGCTCACCGTCGACGGCGCCCCGCAGTCGTACGTCGATCTCGACGCGCCCACGCACCTGGAGTTCGAGTACGTGCGCCGGGTCGGGCACGCGCTGGACGTCGTGGCGGAGCCGGGGCGCGCCCTGGACGTGGTGCATCTCGGGGGTGGGGCGCTCACCCTGCCCCGGTACGTCGCCGCCACCCGGCCGGGCTCCCGGCAGCACGTCGTGGAACTCGACGGCGCGCTGCTGGACCTCGTCCTGGAGCATCTGCCGACGCCCGCGGGCGCCGACATCACCGCGCACGCCGCCGACGCGCGGGCCTGGCTCGACGCCGCCCCGGCGCAGTCCGCCGACGTGCTCGTCGCGGACGTGTTCCGGGGCTCCCGGGTGCCCGCGCACATCACGTCCGTCGAGTACGCCCGCGCCGCCGCCCGGGTGCTCCGGGGCGACGGGGTCTACCTCGCGAACCTCGCCGACGCCGCGCCGTTCGCCTTCCTGCGCTCCCAACTGGCCAACCTGGCCACCGTCTTCGAGGAGCTCGCGCTGATCGCCGAACCGGCCGTGCTGCGCGGGCGGCGCTTCGGGAACGCGGTCCTGGTCGCCGCGCACCGGCCCGTGGACACGGCCGCCCTGGCCCGGCTGACCGCGGGCGACGCGTTCCCCGCGCGCGTGGAGCACGGCGCCGGGGTGCGGGCCTTCATGGGGGCGGCGCGTCCGGTGCGCGACGAGGACGCCGTCCCGTCACCCGAGCCGCCCGAGGGGGCGTTCGGCATCGGCTGA
- the tuf gene encoding elongation factor Tu, with amino-acid sequence MSKTAYVRTKPHLNIGTMGHVDHGKTTLTAAITKVLAERGSGTFVPFDRIDRAPEEAARGITINIAHVEYETDTRHYAHVDMPGHADYVKNMVTGAAQLDGAILVVSALDGIMPQTAEHVLLARQVGVDHIVVALNKADAGDPELLDLVELEVRDLLSEHGYGGDAAPVVRVSGLKALEGDPQWTAAVEALLDAVDTYVPMPERYVDAPFLLPVENVLTITGRGTVVTGAVERGTVRVGDRVEVLGAGVETVVTGLETFGKPMDEAQAGDNVALLLRGVPRDAVRRGHVVAAPGSVEPRSRFTAQVYVLSTREGGRSTPLSTGYRPQFYIRTADVVGDVDLGEAAVARPGETVTMTVELGREVPLEPGLGFAIREGGRTVGAGTVTAVV; translated from the coding sequence ATGTCCAAGACGGCGTACGTGCGTACCAAGCCGCATCTGAACATCGGCACGATGGGACACGTCGACCACGGCAAGACCACGCTGACTGCCGCCATCACCAAGGTCCTGGCCGAGCGCGGCTCCGGCACCTTCGTGCCGTTCGACCGCATCGACCGGGCGCCGGAGGAGGCGGCCCGCGGCATCACGATCAACATCGCGCACGTCGAGTACGAGACCGACACCCGTCACTACGCGCACGTCGACATGCCGGGCCACGCCGACTACGTGAAGAACATGGTCACCGGCGCGGCCCAGCTCGACGGGGCGATCCTCGTCGTCTCCGCCCTCGACGGCATCATGCCGCAGACCGCGGAACACGTGCTGCTCGCCCGGCAGGTGGGCGTCGACCACATCGTCGTCGCCCTCAACAAGGCCGACGCCGGCGACCCGGAGCTGCTCGACCTCGTCGAGCTGGAGGTCCGGGACCTGCTCAGCGAGCACGGCTACGGCGGCGACGCCGCGCCCGTCGTACGGGTCTCGGGGCTCAAGGCGCTGGAGGGCGACCCCCAGTGGACGGCGGCCGTCGAGGCGCTGCTCGACGCGGTGGACACCTATGTGCCCATGCCGGAGCGGTACGTCGACGCGCCGTTCCTGCTGCCCGTCGAGAACGTCCTGACCATCACCGGCCGGGGGACCGTGGTCACCGGCGCCGTGGAGCGGGGGACCGTCCGCGTCGGCGACCGGGTCGAGGTGCTCGGGGCCGGCGTGGAGACCGTCGTGACCGGCCTGGAGACCTTCGGCAAGCCGATGGACGAGGCCCAGGCCGGGGACAACGTGGCGCTGCTGCTGCGGGGCGTCCCCCGGGACGCCGTCCGGCGCGGGCACGTGGTGGCCGCGCCGGGCAGCGTGGAGCCCCGCAGCCGCTTCACGGCGCAGGTGTACGTCCTGTCGACCCGGGAGGGCGGTCGCTCGACGCCGCTGTCCACCGGCTACCGGCCGCAGTTCTACATCCGCACCGCGGACGTGGTGGGGGACGTCGACCTCGGTGAGGCGGCCGTCGCGCGGCCCGGTGAGACCGTGACGATGACGGTCGAGCTGGGGCGCGAGGTGCCGCTGGAGCCCGGTCTCGGGTTCGCCATCCGTGAGGGTGGCCGGACCGTCGGGGCCGGGACGGTGACCGCCGTCGTATGA
- a CDS encoding DNA alkylation repair protein, whose protein sequence is MSTTGAEAADVPHSEVADTVMERLTSTYAAAADPERAAAMRAYMKDVAPFLGIPSPERRALSRSVVQGTPRPGERDCAAVALRCWRLPEREYQYFAVDYLRRHGTRLSSGFLPVARQLVSTVSWWDTVDALAAHVVGGLVEADASLAEDMDAWIEDDDLWVVRTALLHQLRYRERTDAGRLFAYCLRQSGHPGFFVRKAIGWCLREYAKTDPGAVRDFLAREGGRFAPLSVREALKNIGA, encoded by the coding sequence ATGAGCACGACTGGCGCGGAAGCGGCGGACGTCCCGCACAGCGAGGTGGCCGACACGGTGATGGAGCGGCTGACCAGCACCTATGCCGCCGCCGCGGACCCGGAGCGGGCCGCCGCCATGCGGGCGTACATGAAGGACGTCGCCCCGTTCCTCGGCATCCCGTCGCCGGAGCGCCGCGCCCTGTCGCGCTCCGTCGTCCAGGGCACCCCGCGCCCCGGCGAACGCGACTGCGCCGCCGTCGCGCTGCGCTGCTGGCGGCTGCCGGAGCGGGAGTACCAGTACTTCGCCGTCGACTATCTGCGCCGGCATGGGACGCGTCTGTCCTCCGGGTTCCTGCCGGTGGCCCGGCAGTTGGTGTCCACGGTGTCCTGGTGGGACACCGTCGACGCGCTCGCCGCGCACGTCGTGGGAGGGCTCGTCGAGGCGGATGCCTCGCTGGCCGAGGACATGGACGCCTGGATCGAGGACGACGACCTGTGGGTCGTCCGCACCGCCCTCCTGCACCAGCTCCGCTACAGGGAACGCACCGACGCCGGGCGCCTGTTCGCCTACTGCCTGCGCCAGTCCGGGCACCCCGGCTTCTTCGTCCGCAAGGCCATCGGCTGGTGCCTGCGGGAGTACGCCAAGACCGACCCCGGGGCCGTACGGGACTTCCTGGCGCGCGAGGGCGGGCGGTTCGCCCCGCTGTCCGTGCGTGAGGCGCTGAAGAACATCGGCGCCTGA
- a CDS encoding TVP38/TMEM64 family protein — protein sequence MLDDATTRSGGTATVSPRAVTTELTVPVPSLTPAPAGLAARCGRALLSPWSRLSALVLLLAAAGCCVLLFEPQRLLSDGWPAHLGGAAAIVLFAVAYGLVTVAFVPRPLLNLAAGALFGSQLGLGAAIAGTVLGAGIAFGLGRLLGQDALRPLLRGRVLKAADGQFSRHGFRSMLAVRLFPGVPFWAANYAASVSRMGYVPFLLATALGSIPNTAAYVVAGARASTPTSPAFLIALACIAVPALAGVVVAWRKRHHLRGR from the coding sequence ATGCTCGACGATGCCACCACCCGCTCTGGGGGCACCGCGACGGTCTCTCCCCGGGCCGTCACCACGGAGCTCACCGTCCCCGTCCCCTCGCTCACGCCCGCGCCCGCCGGCCTGGCCGCGCGCTGCGGCAGAGCGCTGCTCTCGCCGTGGTCACGGCTGTCCGCGCTCGTGCTCCTGCTGGCCGCTGCCGGGTGCTGCGTGCTGCTCTTCGAGCCGCAGAGACTCCTGTCGGACGGCTGGCCGGCGCACCTCGGGGGCGCGGCGGCGATCGTGCTGTTCGCGGTGGCGTACGGCCTGGTCACGGTGGCGTTCGTGCCGCGTCCCCTGCTGAACCTGGCGGCGGGCGCGCTGTTCGGCTCCCAGCTGGGTCTGGGCGCGGCGATCGCGGGCACGGTGCTGGGGGCCGGGATCGCCTTCGGGCTCGGCCGGCTGCTGGGCCAGGACGCGCTGCGGCCGCTGCTGCGCGGCCGGGTGCTGAAGGCGGCGGACGGCCAGTTCAGCCGGCACGGCTTCCGCTCGATGCTGGCGGTGCGGCTCTTCCCGGGTGTGCCGTTCTGGGCCGCGAACTACGCCGCCTCCGTCTCCCGCATGGGGTACGTCCCGTTCCTGCTGGCGACGGCGCTCGGCTCGATCCCGAACACCGCCGCGTACGTCGTGGCCGGCGCCCGTGCCTCCACGCCGACGTCGCCCGCCTTCCTGATCGCGCTGGCCTGCATCGCCGTACCGGCGCTGGCCGGCGTGGTGGTGGCCTGGCGCAAGCGCCACCACCTGCGCGGCCGCTGA
- a CDS encoding thiolase family protein, giving the protein MRDAVIVEAVRTPIGKGKPNGSLAHVHPVELLAHTLRSLVERSGVDPALIDDVIGGTVDQVGEQAMNTTRYAALSAGFPETVPATTVDRQCGSSQQAVHFAAQGVLSGAYDLVVACGVESMSRVPMWSNVPPGKDPFGPGIAARYPDGLVPQGISAELIAAKWSLTREQMDAFAVSSHHRAAAAWQNGLFDAEVAPLDGVARDECVRPGSTPEILAGLKPAYHDPVFAERFPQIEWNVTAGNASPINDGASAVLITSSETAARLGLRPLARLHSFAVTGSDPVLMLTGVIPATEKVLRRAHLSIDDIDLFEVNEAFASVVLAWRQETGADLAKVNVHGGAIALGHPLGASGTRLTTTLVHAMRERGARYALQTMCEAGGLANAMVLEAV; this is encoded by the coding sequence ATGCGAGACGCAGTCATCGTCGAAGCCGTACGCACCCCGATCGGCAAGGGCAAGCCGAACGGCTCCCTCGCGCACGTCCACCCCGTCGAACTCCTCGCCCACACCCTGCGCAGCCTCGTCGAGCGCTCCGGGGTGGATCCGGCGCTGATCGACGACGTCATCGGCGGCACCGTCGACCAGGTCGGCGAGCAGGCCATGAACACCACCCGCTACGCCGCCCTGTCCGCGGGGTTCCCCGAGACGGTCCCGGCGACCACCGTCGACCGTCAGTGCGGCTCGTCCCAGCAGGCCGTGCACTTCGCCGCCCAGGGCGTCCTTTCCGGCGCGTACGACCTCGTCGTGGCCTGCGGGGTCGAGTCGATGAGCCGGGTGCCGATGTGGTCGAACGTGCCGCCCGGCAAGGACCCCTTCGGCCCCGGCATCGCCGCCCGCTACCCCGATGGGCTCGTCCCGCAGGGCATCAGCGCCGAACTGATCGCCGCGAAGTGGTCCCTCACCCGCGAGCAGATGGACGCGTTCGCCGTCTCCTCCCACCACCGGGCCGCCGCGGCCTGGCAGAACGGCCTGTTCGACGCCGAGGTCGCGCCCCTCGACGGCGTCGCGCGCGACGAGTGCGTCCGGCCCGGCAGCACGCCCGAGATCCTCGCCGGACTCAAGCCCGCCTACCACGACCCGGTGTTCGCCGAGCGCTTCCCGCAGATCGAGTGGAACGTCACCGCGGGCAACGCCAGCCCCATCAACGACGGCGCCTCGGCCGTGCTCATCACGTCCTCGGAGACGGCGGCCCGCCTCGGCCTGCGGCCCCTCGCCCGGCTGCACAGCTTCGCCGTCACCGGCTCCGACCCCGTCCTCATGCTGACCGGCGTGATCCCGGCGACCGAGAAGGTGCTGCGCCGCGCGCACCTGTCGATCGACGACATCGACCTGTTCGAGGTGAACGAGGCGTTCGCCAGCGTCGTGCTCGCCTGGCGGCAGGAGACCGGCGCGGACCTCGCCAAGGTCAACGTGCACGGCGGCGCGATCGCGCTCGGCCACCCGCTCGGCGCCAGCGGGACCCGGCTCACGACGACCCTGGTGCACGCCATGCGGGAGCGCGGCGCCCGTTACGCCCTGCAGACCATGTGCGAGGCCGGCGGACTCGCCAACGCGATGGTCCTCGAGGCCGTGTGA
- a CDS encoding winged helix-turn-helix transcriptional regulator → MAATKDPRPCSIADTLALVGEKYSLLVLREVCLGNGRFDQLVRNIGAPRDVLSTRLRRLVDAGILTKRAYSERPQRFQYRPTQAGLELEPVLMTLMAWGDRHLRQDDDRPMVIEHSCGNELLPVVTCQACGETVRHEDLTAHPQAAGWSVSGPTAA, encoded by the coding sequence ATGGCCGCCACCAAGGACCCCCGCCCCTGCTCGATCGCCGACACGCTGGCCCTCGTCGGCGAGAAGTACTCCCTGCTCGTCCTGCGCGAGGTCTGCCTCGGCAACGGCCGCTTCGACCAGCTCGTCCGCAACATCGGCGCCCCGCGCGACGTCCTCTCCACCCGGCTGCGCCGCCTCGTCGACGCCGGGATCCTCACCAAGCGCGCGTACAGCGAGCGGCCGCAGCGGTTCCAGTACCGGCCCACGCAGGCCGGCCTCGAGCTGGAGCCGGTCCTGATGACGCTCATGGCCTGGGGTGACCGGCATCTGCGCCAGGACGACGACCGCCCCATGGTGATCGAGCACAGCTGCGGCAACGAACTGCTTCCGGTCGTCACCTGCCAGGCATGCGGTGAGACGGTCCGGCACGAGGACCTCACCGCGCACCCCCAGGCAGCGGGCTGGTCGGTGTCGGGCCCGACCGCCGCCTGA
- a CDS encoding undecaprenyl-diphosphate phosphatase: protein MSWFESLILGLVQGLTEFLPVSSSAHLRLTAAFSGWEDPGAAFTAITQIGTEAAVLIYFRKDIGRIILAWVKSLTNKEMRRDHDAQMGWLVIVGSIPIGVLGLTLKDQIEGPFRDLRVTATMLIVVGIVIGIADRLAARDESGGRHRAAKQRKSLEDLNVKDGLVYGFCQAMALIPGVSRSGATISGGLFMGYQRESAARYSFLLAIPAVLASGLFELKDALESDHVAWGPTLFATVIAFASGYAVIAWFMKFISTKSFMPFVYYRVALGLVIIALVAAGVLSPHAAESSG from the coding sequence ATGTCTTGGTTTGAATCCCTCATCCTCGGACTCGTCCAGGGGCTGACCGAATTCCTCCCCGTGTCCTCCAGCGCCCATCTACGGCTGACCGCGGCGTTCTCGGGCTGGGAGGACCCCGGCGCGGCCTTCACCGCGATCACCCAGATCGGCACCGAGGCGGCGGTCCTGATCTACTTCCGCAAGGACATCGGGCGGATCATCCTGGCGTGGGTGAAGTCGCTGACGAACAAGGAGATGCGGCGCGACCACGACGCCCAGATGGGCTGGCTGGTCATCGTCGGCTCGATCCCGATCGGTGTCCTCGGCCTGACGCTCAAGGACCAGATCGAGGGCCCGTTCCGTGATCTGCGGGTCACGGCGACCATGCTGATCGTGGTCGGCATCGTCATCGGCATCGCCGACCGGCTGGCGGCCCGCGACGAGTCCGGCGGCCGGCACCGCGCCGCCAAGCAGCGCAAGTCGCTGGAGGACCTGAACGTCAAGGACGGTCTCGTCTACGGCTTCTGCCAGGCCATGGCGCTCATCCCCGGCGTGTCCCGCTCGGGCGCCACCATCAGCGGCGGCCTGTTCATGGGCTACCAGCGGGAGTCGGCGGCCCGCTACTCGTTCCTGCTCGCGATCCCCGCCGTCCTCGCCTCGGGCCTCTTCGAGCTCAAGGACGCGCTGGAGAGCGATCATGTCGCCTGGGGCCCGACGCTCTTCGCCACGGTGATCGCCTTCGCCTCCGGATACGCGGTCATCGCATGGTTCATGAAGTTCATCTCGACCAAGAGCTTCATGCCCTTCGTCTACTACCGGGTGGCGCTCGGCCTCGTCATCATCGCCCTGGTCGCGGCCGGCGTCCTCAGCCCGCACGCGGCGGAGTCGTCGGGCTGA
- a CDS encoding winged helix-turn-helix transcriptional regulator, producing the protein MTEQDAHCQEFVADCRVRAATDLFTHTWDPVVLAALGEGRRRRHALRTAIGGISDKALTEALHRLLATGLIERHAHPEVPPRVEYALTALGRSLVEGPMAALGRWALEHGEELLEARERGVGEGAWEGR; encoded by the coding sequence ATGACGGAACAAGACGCCCACTGCCAGGAGTTCGTCGCCGACTGCCGGGTGCGCGCGGCCACGGACCTGTTCACCCACACCTGGGACCCGGTGGTCCTGGCGGCGCTCGGCGAGGGACGGCGCCGGCGTCACGCGCTGCGCACGGCGATCGGCGGCATCAGCGACAAGGCGCTCACCGAGGCCCTGCACCGCCTGCTCGCCACCGGCCTGATCGAACGCCACGCCCACCCGGAAGTGCCGCCCCGCGTCGAGTACGCCCTGACCGCCCTGGGCCGCAGCCTGGTCGAGGGCCCGATGGCAGCACTGGGCCGCTGGGCCCTGGAACACGGGGAGGAACTGCTGGAGGCCCGGGAGCGGGGGGTCGGAGAGGGGGCCTGGGAGGGGCGGTGA
- a CDS encoding NADPH-dependent F420 reductase, protein MRIGILGTGTLATALATGWTRAGHGVALAGRSRAKAERISRRLGGAAEAVAPREAVDGRDAVLLAVTWDGVEDMLRLAGAPDGTLDGTPLIDPTNAVAHGVGTLLVGPGDSAAERIARLAPGARVVKAFHLFPADRWTPSPGTTGSPVTVAMCGDDPAALKVVGDLVRDVGGTPATLGTLDRVRQLEEVAGFVIALAFAGVDPNSAVPVVASPALPEA, encoded by the coding sequence ATGCGTATCGGGATTCTGGGAACGGGGACCCTCGCGACGGCCCTGGCCACGGGCTGGACACGGGCAGGGCACGGGGTGGCGCTGGCCGGGCGGTCGCGGGCGAAGGCCGAGCGCATCAGCCGGCGACTGGGCGGCGCGGCCGAGGCCGTCGCGCCGCGCGAAGCGGTCGACGGGCGGGACGCGGTGCTGCTCGCCGTGACGTGGGACGGGGTGGAGGACATGCTGCGGCTGGCGGGCGCCCCGGACGGCACGCTCGACGGGACGCCGCTCATCGACCCCACGAACGCCGTGGCCCACGGTGTCGGCACGCTCCTCGTCGGCCCCGGCGACTCGGCGGCGGAGCGGATCGCGCGTCTCGCGCCGGGCGCCCGGGTCGTGAAGGCGTTCCACCTCTTCCCCGCCGACCGGTGGACCCCCTCGCCCGGCACCACCGGGTCCCCGGTGACGGTGGCGATGTGCGGGGACGACCCGGCGGCCCTGAAGGTGGTCGGCGACCTCGTGCGGGACGTGGGCGGGACCCCGGCGACGCTGGGAACGCTGGACCGGGTCCGTCAGTTGGAGGAGGTGGCGGGGTTCGTCATCGCTCTGGCCTTCGCCGGTGTCGACCCCAACTCGGCGGTGCCCGTGGTCGCCTCCCCCGCCCTCCCCGAGGCGTAG
- a CDS encoding nuclear transport factor 2 family protein, with the protein MTQRGEIATLRDRLAVDELVTAYAVAVDDGDWEAYRGLFAPAGRADYRSAGGVEGDAGTVAGWLAESMGAFSVRQHLIVNRRVRFDVLEQDVGDTARVGADYVNPMRLAGGEEAGPPDFVSGGRYAFALVRTDDGWRLREVVVEEKWRRPPGRTAPAGTA; encoded by the coding sequence ATGACGCAGCGTGGGGAGATCGCCACCCTCAGGGACCGGCTGGCCGTCGACGAGCTGGTCACCGCGTACGCGGTGGCCGTGGACGACGGCGACTGGGAGGCGTACCGCGGACTGTTCGCCCCGGCCGGCCGCGCCGACTACCGCTCGGCCGGGGGTGTCGAGGGGGACGCCGGGACGGTCGCCGGGTGGTTGGCCGAGAGCATGGGGGCCTTCTCGGTACGGCAGCATCTGATCGTCAACCGCCGGGTGCGCTTCGACGTCCTCGAGCAGGACGTCGGGGACACCGCTCGGGTGGGCGCGGACTATGTGAACCCGATGCGGCTGGCCGGGGGCGAGGAAGCCGGGCCGCCGGACTTCGTCAGCGGCGGCCGGTACGCCTTCGCACTGGTGCGCACCGACGACGGCTGGCGTCTGCGCGAAGTGGTCGTCGAGGAGAAGTGGCGCCGCCCGCCCGGCCGGACCGCGCCGGCCGGGACCGCCTGA
- the lnt gene encoding apolipoprotein N-acyltransferase: protein MKTISRWLASPWRRSAIAALLGALPVLAFPQPSLWWFAYVALIPWIALLRGAPTGRRAAHDGWWGGFGFMLAMHHWLLPNLHVFTFVIAALLGALWAPWGWLVHRLLGTGQASPRATAALVLVPSGWLLIELVRSWQGLGGPWGVLGASQWEVRPALRLASVGGVWLISYLVVAVNVALSVLLTERAARVPAVAGLTVAAVGTSAAWMWAPRPNVDQRVRIAVVQPGVVKGPDARFDREERLTRELAGQDVDLVVWGESSVGFDLADRPDLARRLAALSRETGADVLVNVDARRSDRPGIYKSSVLVGPDGPTGDRYDKMRLVPFGEYIPLRSLLGWATSVGKAAGEDRRQGTEQVVMDAGHGLRVGPMVCFESAFADMSRHLADDGAEVLIAQSATSTFQQSWAPEQHASLAALRAAETGRPMVHATLTGVSAVYGPGGERVGSWLGTSESASAVYEVPLADGVTPYVRFGDWPLHAAVLIVALWCLGEATRGLRPRFRRPAPEPPVPPAHTVRESPGRPWR, encoded by the coding sequence ATGAAGACGATCAGTCGCTGGCTCGCCTCACCGTGGCGGCGCTCGGCCATCGCCGCCCTCCTCGGCGCCCTGCCCGTGCTCGCCTTTCCCCAGCCCTCGCTCTGGTGGTTCGCGTATGTCGCGCTGATCCCGTGGATCGCGTTGCTGCGCGGTGCGCCGACCGGCCGGCGGGCGGCGCACGACGGCTGGTGGGGCGGGTTCGGCTTCATGCTGGCGATGCACCACTGGCTGCTGCCGAACCTGCACGTCTTCACGTTCGTCATCGCCGCGCTGCTGGGCGCGTTGTGGGCACCGTGGGGCTGGCTGGTGCACCGTCTGCTCGGCACGGGTCAGGCTTCGCCGCGGGCCACGGCGGCGCTCGTGCTGGTGCCGTCGGGCTGGCTGCTGATCGAGCTGGTGCGTTCCTGGCAGGGTCTCGGCGGGCCGTGGGGCGTGCTCGGCGCCAGCCAGTGGGAGGTGCGTCCGGCGCTGCGGCTCGCCTCGGTGGGCGGGGTGTGGCTGATCAGCTATCTGGTGGTCGCGGTCAACGTGGCGCTCTCCGTGCTGCTGACGGAGCGTGCGGCGCGTGTCCCGGCGGTGGCCGGGCTGACCGTGGCGGCCGTGGGCACGTCGGCGGCCTGGATGTGGGCGCCGCGCCCGAACGTCGACCAGCGGGTGCGGATCGCGGTCGTGCAGCCGGGCGTCGTGAAGGGCCCGGACGCGCGGTTCGACCGTGAGGAGCGGCTGACCCGCGAACTCGCGGGGCAGGACGTCGATCTGGTCGTGTGGGGCGAGAGCAGCGTCGGTTTCGACCTGGCGGACCGGCCGGACCTGGCGCGCCGGCTCGCGGCCCTGTCCCGTGAGACCGGCGCGGACGTCCTGGTGAACGTGGACGCGCGGCGCTCCGACCGGCCCGGCATCTACAAGAGCTCGGTCCTGGTCGGCCCCGACGGACCGACCGGTGACCGCTACGACAAGATGCGGCTGGTGCCGTTCGGCGAGTACATCCCGCTGCGCTCCCTGCTGGGCTGGGCGACCTCGGTCGGCAAGGCGGCCGGTGAGGACCGCAGGCAGGGCACCGAGCAGGTGGTGATGGACGCCGGGCACGGGCTGCGCGTCGGCCCGATGGTCTGCTTCGAGTCCGCCTTCGCCGACATGAGCCGCCATCTCGCGGACGACGGCGCCGAGGTGCTGATCGCCCAGTCGGCGACGTCGACGTTCCAGCAGAGCTGGGCGCCCGAGCAGCACGCCTCGCTGGCCGCGCTGCGGGCCGCCGAGACGGGCCGGCCCATGGTGCACGCGACGCTGACCGGGGTGTCCGCCGTGTACGGCCCGGGCGGGGAGCGCGTCGGGTCCTGGCTGGGGACGAGCGAGAGCGCGAGCGCCGTCTACGAGGTGCCGCTGGCCGACGGTGTCACGCCGTACGTCCGGTTCGGCGACTGGCCGCTGCACGCGGCGGTGCTGATCGTCGCCCTGTGGTGTCTGGGCGAGGCGACGCGCGGTCTGCGGCCCCGGTTCAGGCGGCCTGCTCCTGAACCGCCCGTACCACCCGCTCACACAGTTCGTGAGTCGCCAGGGCGTCCCTGGCGCTGA
- a CDS encoding Gfo/Idh/MocA family protein, translating to MKVGCIGLGDIAQKAYLPVLGVQPGVELHLQTRTPATLTRVADGLHLPDDRRHADLDSLLSAGLDAAFVHASTVAHPEIVTRLLEAGVPTYVDKPLAYRLADSERLVALAEERGVSLAVGFNRRYAPGYAQCADHPRELILMQKNRVGLPEEPRAMILDDFIHVVDTLRFLVPGPVDDVTVRARTEGGLLHHVVLQLSGDGFTALGVMNRLSGSTEEILEVSGQDTKRQVLNLAEVVDHKGQPTVRRRGDWVPVARQRGIEQVALAFLDAVRAGKVLSARDALATHELCERVVRAVQEQAA from the coding sequence GTGAAGGTCGGCTGCATCGGACTCGGTGACATCGCGCAGAAGGCCTACCTGCCGGTGCTCGGGGTCCAGCCGGGGGTCGAGCTGCACCTCCAGACCCGTACGCCCGCCACGCTCACCCGCGTCGCCGACGGCCTGCACCTCCCGGACGACCGGCGCCACGCCGACCTGGACTCGCTGCTGTCCGCCGGGCTCGACGCCGCGTTCGTGCACGCCTCGACCGTGGCGCACCCGGAGATCGTGACCCGGCTGCTGGAGGCCGGGGTGCCGACCTATGTCGACAAGCCGCTCGCCTACCGGCTGGCCGACTCCGAGCGGCTGGTGGCACTCGCCGAGGAACGCGGCGTGAGCCTCGCCGTCGGCTTCAACCGGCGCTACGCCCCCGGCTACGCGCAGTGCGCCGACCACCCGCGCGAGCTGATCCTCATGCAGAAGAACCGCGTCGGGCTCCCCGAGGAACCGCGCGCGATGATCCTCGACGACTTCATCCACGTCGTGGACACCCTGCGCTTCCTGGTGCCCGGACCGGTCGACGACGTGACCGTGCGCGCCCGCACCGAGGGCGGGCTGCTCCACCACGTCGTGCTGCAGCTCTCCGGTGACGGCTTCACCGCGCTCGGCGTCATGAACCGGCTCAGCGGCTCCACCGAGGAGATCCTGGAGGTCTCCGGGCAGGACACCAAGCGGCAGGTCCTGAACCTCGCCGAGGTCGTCGACCACAAGGGCCAGCCGACCGTGCGGCGGCGCGGCGACTGGGTGCCGGTCGCCCGCCAGCGCGGCATCGAGCAGGTCGCGCTGGCCTTCCTCGACGCCGTGCGGGCCGGCAAGGTGCTCAGCGCCAGGGACGCCCTGGCGACTCACGAACTGTGTGAGCGGGTGGTACGGGCGGTTCAGGAGCAGGCCGCCTGA